In the genome of Desulfovibrio sp. ZJ209, one region contains:
- a CDS encoding SEL1-like repeat protein, with protein sequence MNTLSRLWHRMRAALGPSPKLLPLLALALVLAAAPASAPAPALAAAKPSPAPKAAPDAARDLTAAQAALDKGDYAAVIGLLSPLAEAGNAEALYVLGRLRLEGKGVKKNEARAAQLFNQAAEKGDISAQNAWATALARGQGTRRNYLEAARWFRKAAEQGLAEAQYNLGYLYAHGRGVKKDENAALDWYGRAANQGLADAQYSLGWTYLNAKGDNQSDTKAAHWFAKAAEQDHLKAQNNLAFMYAEGRGFARDPARAVQWYTRAAERGSPEAQYNLGFMYEQGRGVPQDYAKAVEWYRKAAEQNEAAAQFSLGLMYDQGTGVERNLTEATRWYRLAARNGDPDAKAVLRAQSAAAAPVVKSAPKGKEKTAPRAKEGGKSRDTGKP encoded by the coding sequence ATGAACACCCTCTCCCGCCTGTGGCACAGGATGCGCGCGGCCCTCGGGCCGTCCCCGAAACTCCTTCCCCTGCTGGCGCTCGCGCTGGTTCTCGCCGCAGCCCCCGCATCTGCCCCGGCCCCGGCGCTCGCCGCCGCCAAGCCAAGCCCGGCCCCCAAGGCGGCGCCGGACGCGGCCCGGGATCTCACCGCCGCGCAGGCCGCGCTCGACAAGGGCGACTATGCCGCGGTCATCGGGCTGCTCTCGCCGCTCGCGGAAGCGGGCAATGCGGAGGCGCTTTACGTGCTCGGGCGGCTGCGCCTCGAGGGCAAGGGCGTGAAAAAGAACGAAGCACGCGCCGCCCAGCTCTTCAACCAGGCGGCGGAAAAGGGCGACATCAGCGCCCAGAACGCGTGGGCCACGGCGCTCGCCCGCGGCCAGGGCACGCGCCGCAATTATCTCGAGGCGGCGCGCTGGTTCCGCAAGGCCGCGGAGCAGGGGCTCGCCGAGGCGCAGTACAATCTCGGCTATCTCTACGCCCACGGCCGCGGCGTGAAGAAGGACGAGAACGCCGCCCTCGACTGGTACGGCCGCGCCGCCAACCAGGGCCTCGCCGACGCCCAGTATTCCCTCGGCTGGACCTACCTCAATGCCAAGGGCGACAACCAGAGCGACACCAAGGCCGCGCACTGGTTCGCCAAGGCCGCCGAGCAGGATCACCTGAAAGCGCAGAACAACCTCGCCTTCATGTACGCCGAGGGCCGAGGCTTCGCGCGGGACCCGGCCCGGGCCGTGCAGTGGTACACGCGCGCGGCCGAGCGCGGCTCGCCCGAGGCGCAATACAATCTCGGCTTCATGTACGAGCAGGGGCGCGGCGTGCCGCAGGACTACGCCAAGGCCGTGGAATGGTACCGCAAGGCCGCGGAGCAAAACGAGGCCGCCGCCCAGTTCAGCCTCGGGCTCATGTATGACCAGGGCACCGGCGTGGAGCGCAACCTCACCGAAGCGACCCGCTGGTACCGCCTCGCCGCGCGCAACGGCGACCCGGACGCCAAGGCAGTCCTCCGCGCGCAGAGCGCGGCGGCGGCGCCCGTGGTCAAGAGCGCGCCCAAGGGCAAGGAAAAGACGGCCCCACGCGCCAAGGAGGGCGGCAAGAGCCGCGATACCGGGAAGCCATAG
- a CDS encoding N-acetylneuraminate synthase family protein, which translates to MTLQELFAVPAPETRIPMPYVIAEAGVNHEGKMDIARRLIDEAAEGGANAIKFQTYKAETLASKDSPAYWDTSKEPTQSQYELFKRHDSFWKNEFQALKKHCDAAGIAFLSTPFDVESARFLNDLMDVFKISSSDITNKPFIEILCGYGKPILLSTGAAHLHEIAEAVEWIEAKGNKLALLHCVLNYPTADENAALGMIPALRRIFPGHAIGYSDHTLPKDMHTLEIATLLGARVLEKHFSHDKTLPGNDHYHAMDKDDLKLFFRRMRATLASVGEIGVRALPQEEPARKHARRSLVTARAVPAGHALTPADLTWKRPAHGISPRCYDEVVGMAARRDLAEDTVLQWTDLERP; encoded by the coding sequence ATGACCCTGCAAGAACTCTTCGCCGTTCCCGCGCCCGAGACGCGCATCCCCATGCCCTATGTCATCGCCGAGGCCGGCGTGAACCACGAGGGCAAAATGGACATCGCCAGGCGCCTCATCGACGAGGCCGCCGAGGGCGGCGCCAACGCCATCAAGTTCCAGACCTACAAGGCCGAGACACTCGCCTCGAAGGATTCCCCCGCCTACTGGGACACGAGCAAGGAGCCCACGCAGAGCCAGTACGAGCTCTTCAAGCGCCACGACTCCTTCTGGAAAAACGAGTTCCAGGCCCTGAAGAAGCACTGCGACGCGGCCGGCATCGCCTTCCTCTCCACGCCCTTTGACGTGGAGTCGGCGCGCTTCCTGAACGACCTCATGGACGTGTTCAAGATCTCCTCGTCCGACATCACCAACAAGCCCTTTATTGAAATCCTCTGCGGCTACGGCAAGCCCATCCTGCTCTCCACGGGCGCGGCGCACCTGCACGAGATCGCCGAGGCCGTGGAGTGGATAGAAGCCAAGGGCAACAAGCTCGCCCTGCTCCACTGCGTGCTCAACTACCCCACGGCGGACGAAAACGCGGCCCTCGGCATGATACCCGCGCTTCGGCGCATCTTCCCGGGCCATGCCATCGGCTATTCGGACCACACCCTGCCGAAGGACATGCACACCCTCGAGATCGCCACCCTGCTCGGCGCGCGCGTGCTGGAAAAGCATTTCAGCCACGACAAGACCCTGCCCGGCAACGACCACTACCACGCCATGGACAAGGACGACCTCAAGCTCTTTTTCCGGCGCATGCGCGCGACCCTCGCCAGCGTGGGCGAAATTGGCGTCAGGGCGCTCCCGCAGGAGGAGCCGGCGCGAAAGCACGCCCGCCGCTCGCTGGTGACGGCCCGGGCCGTCCCGGCCGGCCACGCGCTCACGCCCGCCGACCTCACGTGGAAGCGCCCGGCCCACGGCATTTCGCCGCGCTGCTATGACGAGGTTGTGGGCATGGCGGCGCGGCGCGACCTTGCCGAAGACACGGTGCTCCAGTGGACGGATCTGGAACGGCCCTGA
- a CDS encoding LIC12162 family protein: MDGSGTALTAEAPPHKPEAPRPAFGELVLGAMPRGADPARVLAVGPSCFAGREEFFPDWETAFTFAPEPLAEHAVAREAARAAQALAADALPRLAQWVSPHAGELPAAYWQTLLAPWAVDVARQVIERHVRARAMVAAWGGLELHVGLLPADMAFQFQDEHDFTLRGALGTDFNHWLFSRLLEADWPPAWKRHFPEAGESTAQAPADKAPDGAAGPAEPLLRHWLRRTLRSLLLGLPFPRLKGMTLPQALRFSLALLHPCHGPDHSLDLETAFGGAAGKDTPLIPPLPLDPLPLFQAACPASLRALRHPAALPRTSRPRLRVATILAYEDAAYRERLARWRGRGHRLAFAQHGGNYGMEAVACETAFVEYSQDVFFTWGWTRHGEARGNFVPLPSPQLARLENAWHGAAGEDLLFVGTEMAAFAYRLDSHPTPLQLVEYREDKEWFFEALGRELQSRTLYRPYFPLPGSLEDAAWLLPRMPRLKLCTGPLLPHLLGCRLLVLDHHGTSLLEAMAANVPMVLYWNRAHWPLTPEGDALLDELAAAGIWFPTAEEAAVQARRVWPAAASWWQSPDIQAARRRFCDAQARLSHGKEVPLWTQTLKAL, encoded by the coding sequence GTGGACGGATCTGGAACGGCCCTGACGGCGGAGGCGCCCCCGCACAAGCCCGAAGCCCCACGCCCGGCCTTCGGCGAGCTCGTCCTCGGGGCCATGCCCCGCGGAGCCGACCCGGCGCGTGTGCTGGCCGTGGGCCCTTCCTGCTTTGCGGGCCGCGAGGAATTCTTCCCGGACTGGGAAACCGCCTTCACCTTCGCGCCCGAGCCGCTGGCCGAGCACGCCGTCGCGCGCGAGGCCGCGCGTGCCGCCCAGGCGCTGGCCGCGGACGCCCTCCCGCGCCTGGCCCAGTGGGTCTCGCCCCATGCCGGGGAGCTCCCGGCCGCCTATTGGCAGACCCTGCTCGCCCCCTGGGCCGTGGACGTGGCGCGGCAGGTCATCGAGCGCCATGTGCGCGCCCGGGCCATGGTTGCGGCCTGGGGCGGCCTTGAGCTCCATGTGGGGCTGCTGCCCGCGGACATGGCCTTCCAATTCCAGGACGAGCATGACTTCACCCTGCGCGGCGCCCTCGGCACGGACTTCAACCACTGGCTCTTCTCGCGCCTTCTGGAGGCGGACTGGCCCCCCGCGTGGAAGCGGCACTTCCCCGAGGCCGGGGAAAGCACGGCGCAAGCCCCTGCGGACAAGGCCCCGGACGGGGCGGCCGGGCCGGCCGAGCCGCTCCTGCGGCACTGGCTCAGGCGCACGCTGCGCTCGCTCCTGCTCGGGCTGCCCTTCCCGCGGCTCAAGGGCATGACCCTGCCGCAGGCCCTGCGTTTTTCGCTGGCCCTCCTGCATCCCTGCCACGGGCCGGACCACAGCCTCGATCTCGAAACGGCCTTCGGCGGCGCGGCGGGAAAAGACACGCCCCTTATCCCGCCGCTGCCGCTGGACCCGCTGCCCCTTTTTCAAGCCGCCTGCCCGGCGAGCCTGCGCGCGCTCAGGCACCCGGCCGCCCTCCCGCGCACCTCGCGGCCCCGGCTGCGCGTGGCCACCATCCTCGCCTATGAGGACGCGGCCTACCGTGAGCGGCTGGCGCGCTGGCGCGGGCGCGGCCACCGGCTCGCCTTCGCCCAGCACGGCGGCAACTACGGCATGGAGGCCGTGGCCTGCGAAACGGCCTTCGTGGAATACAGCCAGGATGTGTTCTTCACCTGGGGCTGGACGCGCCACGGCGAGGCGCGGGGCAACTTCGTGCCCTTACCCTCGCCGCAGCTCGCGCGGCTGGAAAACGCGTGGCACGGAGCGGCTGGGGAAGACCTGCTCTTCGTGGGCACGGAAATGGCGGCTTTCGCCTACAGGCTCGACTCCCACCCCACCCCCCTGCAACTGGTGGAATACCGCGAAGACAAGGAATGGTTCTTCGAGGCGCTGGGGCGCGAGCTGCAATCGCGCACCCTCTACCGGCCGTATTTTCCCCTGCCGGGCTCGCTCGAGGACGCGGCGTGGCTGTTGCCGCGCATGCCGAGGCTCAAGCTCTGCACCGGGCCGCTTCTGCCGCACCTGCTCGGCTGCCGGCTGCTCGTGCTGGACCATCACGGCACGTCGCTGCTGGAGGCCATGGCCGCCAACGTGCCCATGGTGCTCTACTGGAACCGCGCCCACTGGCCCCTCACCCCCGAGGGCGACGCCCTGCTGGACGAGCTCGCGGCCGCGGGCATCTGGTTCCCCACAGCGGAGGAAGCCGCCGTGCAGGCGCGGCGCGTCTGGCCGGCAGCCGCCTCGTGGTGGCAGAGCCCGGACATCCAGGCCGCGCGGCGGCGTTTCTGTGACGCGCAGGCCCGGCTTTCCCATGGCAAGGAAGTTCCCCTCTGGACGCAAACGCTGAAGGCGCTATGA